Proteins found in one Vallitalea guaymasensis genomic segment:
- the argF gene encoding ornithine carbamoyltransferase has product MAFNLKGRHLLSLEDYSKKEIEYLIDLASELKRQKYAGIRPKNLDGKNIALIFEKPSTRTRCAFVTAAVDEGAHPEYLGKGDIQLGKKESVADTARVLGRMFDGIQFRGFSHDTVSDLAKYAGVPVWNGLTDKFHPTQILADFLTIFEHKGYLKGIKFAYVGDGRNNMANSLMIGASKMGMDFRIVSPKELFPEQELVTKAEVYAKESGGSITVTDSVEEGISGVDVIYTDVWVSMGEEEQFEERIKLLKPYQVNMEMVNMANSEVIFMHCLPAFHDLKTTVGKEIEKKYGISEMEVTDEVFESKYSVVFDEAENRMHTIKAVMVATL; this is encoded by the coding sequence ATGGCATTTAATTTGAAAGGAAGACATTTGTTATCATTAGAGGATTATTCTAAGAAGGAAATTGAGTATTTGATTGATTTAGCCAGTGAATTAAAAAGACAAAAATACGCAGGTATAAGACCTAAGAATCTTGATGGCAAAAATATAGCACTAATATTTGAAAAGCCTTCTACAAGAACAAGATGTGCATTCGTGACAGCTGCTGTTGACGAAGGTGCTCATCCAGAATATCTAGGAAAAGGTGATATTCAATTAGGTAAAAAAGAATCTGTTGCTGATACAGCTAGGGTACTTGGAAGAATGTTTGATGGTATCCAATTTAGAGGATTTTCCCATGATACAGTATCTGATCTAGCAAAATATGCTGGTGTTCCTGTATGGAATGGATTAACAGATAAATTCCACCCAACTCAAATATTAGCAGATTTCCTTACTATATTTGAACATAAAGGTTATTTGAAGGGAATAAAATTCGCTTATGTAGGCGATGGCAGAAACAATATGGCTAACTCATTGATGATAGGTGCTTCAAAGATGGGTATGGACTTTAGAATAGTATCTCCAAAAGAATTGTTCCCAGAGCAAGAATTAGTAACTAAGGCTGAAGTATATGCTAAAGAATCAGGTGGTTCTATAACAGTTACAGATTCTGTTGAAGAAGGTATCAGTGGTGTAGATGTCATCTATACTGATGTATGGGTTTCCATGGGTGAAGAAGAGCAGTTTGAAGAGAGAATCAAGTTGTTGAAGCCTTATCAAGTAAATATGGAAATGGTGAATATGGCTAATAGTGAAGTTATCTTCATGCATTGTCTTCCAGCTTTTCATGATCTTAAAACTACTGTTGGTAAAGAAATAGAGAAGAAATATGGTATAAGCGAAATGGAAGTTACCGATGAGGTATTTGAAAGCAAATACTCAGTTGTATTCGATGAAGCAGAGAATAGAATGCATACTATAAAAGCTGTGATGGTAGCTACTTTATAA
- the ortA gene encoding 2-amino-4-oxopentanoate thiolase subunit OrtA, with product MIARKGDWVRIHNIVLEPDKRASHVPDDTKKCPLEMWVKGYLVNEEACIDDRVTVRTYIGREIEGTLIEVNPSYQHTFGDYIPELSYIGNQLRAILGGEDSE from the coding sequence ATGATAGCAAGAAAAGGTGACTGGGTTAGAATTCATAATATTGTTTTAGAGCCTGATAAGAGGGCTAGTCATGTACCGGATGATACAAAAAAATGTCCTCTTGAAATGTGGGTAAAAGGTTATTTAGTTAATGAAGAAGCTTGTATAGATGATAGAGTTACTGTAAGAACATATATTGGTCGTGAGATAGAAGGTACTTTGATAGAAGTCAATCCAAGCTATCAACATACTTTTGGAGATTACATTCCTGAGCTTTCTTATATTGGTAACCAGCTTAGGGCAATTCTAGGAGGTGAAGATAGTGAGTAG
- the ortB gene encoding 2-amino-4-oxopentanoate thiolase subunit OrtB, whose translation MSRDTSYDSIMSRKNEIMKKAVGIDYTEFEREGVVFDYEGMMKKTGYELNQVREIEKKTSVGDTPVYELKNLTKLARKIGGRGKGARIFLKDEAANPSGSFKARRAAVSVYHAKKLGYKGVVAATSGNYGAAVASQAAMQGLKCIIIQECYDSEGKGQPEIIEKARKCEAYGAEVIQLTVGPELFYTFLKVLDETGYFNASLYTPFGVAGIETLGYELATWFRENENKDPDVVVVTNAGGGNLTGTARGLLKSGATNTTIIGASVDLTGLHMASDNQFNKKSFTTGHTGFGVPFSTNPDRSDVPRSAARPLRYMDRYVTVSQGEVFYMTEAMAMIEGLERGPAGNTSVTAAFNLATQMDEDKIIVVQETEYTGAGKHVSAQLSFARENGISIEIGDPVNQVPGKNIILPKHPSLIKAKELDMMKLKKSYIKNLKTDKGFSDDEIKFIAEEIRLSEEEVKRIIEEM comes from the coding sequence GTGAGTAGAGATACTAGTTATGATTCAATAATGAGCAGAAAAAATGAGATAATGAAAAAAGCAGTTGGTATTGACTACACTGAGTTTGAAAGAGAAGGCGTTGTTTTTGACTATGAAGGTATGATGAAAAAAACAGGCTATGAACTTAACCAGGTAAGAGAGATTGAAAAGAAAACCAGTGTTGGTGATACACCTGTTTATGAACTTAAGAATCTTACAAAACTTGCTAGAAAAATAGGTGGCAGAGGTAAAGGTGCCAGAATATTTTTAAAGGACGAAGCAGCAAATCCATCAGGCAGTTTCAAAGCTAGAAGAGCAGCAGTATCAGTTTATCATGCAAAAAAATTAGGATATAAAGGTGTGGTAGCTGCGACTAGCGGTAATTACGGTGCAGCAGTTGCAAGTCAAGCAGCCATGCAGGGACTAAAATGTATCATTATCCAAGAATGCTATGACAGTGAAGGAAAAGGACAGCCAGAGATCATTGAAAAAGCAAGGAAATGTGAAGCTTATGGTGCTGAAGTCATACAACTTACAGTAGGACCAGAGCTATTCTATACTTTTTTGAAAGTACTTGATGAAACAGGTTATTTCAATGCTTCTCTTTATACACCTTTTGGTGTGGCTGGTATTGAAACTCTTGGATATGAACTTGCTACATGGTTCAGAGAGAATGAAAATAAAGACCCTGATGTAGTAGTTGTCACTAATGCAGGTGGTGGAAACTTGACAGGAACAGCAAGAGGTTTATTGAAATCAGGAGCCACTAATACCACTATAATAGGAGCAAGTGTTGATTTGACAGGACTTCATATGGCAAGTGACAACCAGTTCAACAAGAAATCATTTACTACTGGTCATACAGGTTTTGGAGTACCTTTTTCAACTAATCCAGATAGATCAGATGTTCCAAGATCAGCTGCAAGACCATTAAGATATATGGATAGATATGTTACTGTTTCCCAAGGGGAAGTATTTTATATGACAGAAGCTATGGCAATGATTGAAGGACTTGAAAGAGGACCTGCCGGAAATACATCAGTAACAGCAGCATTCAACCTTGCTACACAGATGGATGAAGATAAAATAATAGTTGTACAGGAAACAGAATATACAGGAGCTGGTAAGCATGTATCTGCTCAATTATCTTTTGCAAGAGAAAACGGTATAAGTATAGAGATTGGTGATCCAGTTAATCAAGTTCCAGGTAAGAATATTATATTACCAAAACATCCTAGCCTAATAAAAGCTAAAGAGTTAGATATGATGAAATTGAAGAAATCTTATATTAAGAATCTAAAAACAGACAAAGGATTTTCAGATGATGAAATTAAGTTCATAGCTGAAGAAATAAGGCTAAGTGAGGAAGAAGTCAAGAGAATAATAGAAGAAATGTAA
- a CDS encoding ornithine aminomutase subunit alpha, whose protein sequence is MGNNRLDDYESRRKHLENLTEDQLEQRFWELAEKIVDPMIEMAKNNTSPSIERSVLLRMGFSSIESKAIVTSLMEKKKHLVGKGAGHLVYRAARDKDLSIREAGLRLANNDEELWAHLEQVFGGGK, encoded by the coding sequence ATGGGTAACAATCGACTGGATGACTACGAATCAAGAAGGAAACATTTGGAGAATCTGACAGAAGATCAATTGGAACAAAGATTCTGGGAGTTGGCTGAAAAAATAGTTGACCCTATGATAGAGATGGCTAAGAATAATACTTCTCCATCAATTGAACGTTCGGTATTATTGAGAATGGGATTTTCCAGTATTGAATCTAAAGCTATAGTAACATCTTTAATGGAGAAAAAGAAGCATCTTGTGGGAAAAGGTGCTGGACATTTAGTATATAGAGCCGCAAGGGATAAAGATTTATCAATAAGAGAAGCAGGACTAAGGTTAGCTAATAATGACGAAGAGCTATGGGCTCACTTAGAACAAGTCTTTGGGGGAGGAAAGTAA
- the arcA gene encoding arginine deiminase: MSYDNPLHVTSEIGKLVSVILHRPSAEIENLTPNLMEKLLFDEIPYLKEAIREHDYFARTLKEQGVEVLYLQDLVVEAIEDKKVREALIKDFLDEARIYDERMKYALLEYFDNKDDGMLIRKMMSGIRKNEIPNIAKSLAYLVDETYPFILDPMPNLYFTRDPAAAIGNGITINKMRTCTRNRETLFMKYIIEHNPRFKDSDIPILYNRNEKTSLEGGDTLILNKNVLAIGISERSEAHSVETLAKNIFKSGQSFHTILAFNIPKKRAFMHLDTVFTMIDYNKFTIHHEIEGPLTVYSITKEKDDSIKITEEKATLQEILKKYLGLTDITLIRCAGGDKIDGPREQWNDGSNTLAIAPGEVVVYSRNYVTNRILNENGVKTHVIHSSELSRGRGGPRCMSMPIVREDI, translated from the coding sequence ATGTCTTACGATAATCCACTCCATGTAACATCTGAAATAGGCAAGCTTGTTTCAGTAATTCTTCATAGACCTTCAGCTGAAATAGAAAATTTAACACCTAATCTTATGGAAAAACTTTTATTTGATGAAATTCCGTATCTAAAAGAAGCTATAAGGGAACACGACTATTTCGCTAGGACATTGAAGGAACAAGGGGTTGAAGTTCTTTACTTACAGGACTTGGTAGTTGAAGCAATAGAGGATAAGAAGGTTAGAGAAGCTCTAATAAAAGACTTTTTAGATGAAGCTAGAATATATGATGAAAGAATGAAATATGCGCTGTTAGAGTATTTTGATAATAAAGATGACGGTATGTTAATTAGAAAAATGATGTCAGGGATAAGAAAAAATGAAATACCAAATATAGCAAAATCATTAGCTTACTTAGTAGATGAGACCTATCCGTTTATACTGGACCCTATGCCTAATCTATACTTTACAAGGGACCCTGCCGCTGCAATCGGGAACGGTATAACAATTAATAAGATGAGAACGTGTACTAGAAATAGAGAGACACTTTTCATGAAATATATAATAGAGCATAATCCAAGATTCAAGGATAGTGACATTCCAATATTATATAATCGTAATGAAAAAACATCTCTAGAAGGTGGCGACACACTAATTCTCAATAAAAATGTTTTAGCTATAGGTATATCAGAAAGGTCAGAAGCACATTCGGTAGAAACACTTGCAAAAAATATCTTCAAATCAGGTCAGAGTTTTCACACAATACTTGCATTCAATATACCCAAAAAGAGAGCATTCATGCATTTGGACACAGTCTTTACAATGATTGATTATAATAAATTCACTATTCATCATGAGATAGAAGGTCCATTGACAGTTTATTCAATAACCAAAGAGAAAGATGATTCTATAAAAATCACTGAAGAAAAGGCAACATTACAGGAAATATTGAAAAAATATCTTGGATTAACTGACATTACTTTAATAAGATGTGCTGGTGGAGATAAGATAGATGGACCAAGAGAACAATGGAATGACGGTTCTAATACTCTTGCAATAGCTCCTGGAGAGGTTGTAGTTTATTCAAGGAATTATGTAACAAATAGGATACTTAATGAGAACGGTGTTAAGACACACGTTATCCATAGTTCCGAGTTGTCTCGGGGCAGAGGCGGTCCAAGATGTATGAGTATGCCTATCGTAAGAGAAGATATTTAA
- the ord gene encoding 2,4-diaminopentanoate dehydrogenase: MEDIKVIIWGFGAMGSGMANMLLKKQGVEIVSVCDKDPNKIGKSMYEVLGVEKKDRREVIISGDENEIFTEKCADVALLCTDSYVKGAFDKIVYILKKKINVISTAEEMAYSRAQSPELSDEIDKVAKENGVSVLGTGINPGLIMDLLAVVLTGACEEVESIECERVNSLSPFGPTVMEEQGVGIKADDFDRRVEDGSLAGHVGFAESIRMITDAIGWKLDGPISQGCKPIISNVYRETPYAKVEAGNVAGVNMVGHGMVNGERKINMIHPQQIEPELEGVSTGDYIRIKGVPDVNMAINPEIPGGIGTIAMCVNMIPHVINARAGLKTMLDLPVPRAIMGDMRDMIEE, translated from the coding sequence ATGGAAGATATAAAAGTTATAATATGGGGATTTGGAGCTATGGGCAGCGGAATGGCTAATATGCTGTTAAAAAAACAAGGTGTCGAAATAGTCTCGGTATGTGATAAAGACCCTAATAAAATTGGGAAAAGCATGTATGAAGTTTTGGGAGTAGAGAAAAAGGATAGAAGAGAGGTCATCATTAGTGGTGACGAAAATGAAATTTTTACAGAGAAATGTGCAGATGTAGCATTATTATGTACAGATTCTTATGTTAAGGGTGCTTTTGATAAGATAGTATACATCCTTAAGAAGAAAATCAATGTAATATCAACGGCTGAAGAGATGGCATATTCAAGAGCTCAGTCTCCTGAGTTGTCAGATGAAATAGATAAGGTAGCAAAAGAAAATGGTGTATCAGTTTTAGGAACTGGAATTAATCCAGGATTGATTATGGACTTATTGGCTGTTGTTTTAACAGGAGCTTGTGAAGAAGTTGAAAGTATAGAGTGTGAAAGAGTCAACAGTTTATCACCTTTCGGACCAACAGTAATGGAAGAACAAGGTGTAGGTATTAAAGCAGATGATTTTGATAGAAGAGTTGAAGATGGTTCTTTGGCTGGTCATGTAGGTTTTGCTGAGTCCATAAGGATGATTACAGATGCAATCGGCTGGAAATTGGATGGACCAATAAGCCAAGGATGTAAACCTATTATTTCCAACGTTTATAGAGAGACACCTTATGCCAAGGTAGAAGCAGGTAATGTAGCAGGTGTCAACATGGTTGGTCATGGAATGGTTAATGGGGAAAGAAAGATCAATATGATTCATCCTCAACAAATAGAGCCTGAGCTTGAAGGGGTAAGTACTGGTGATTACATAAGAATCAAAGGTGTTCCAGATGTAAATATGGCTATTAACCCAGAGATTCCAGGGGGAATCGGAACTATTGCTATGTGTGTGAATATGATTCCACACGTAATCAATGCAAGAGCTGGACTAAAGACCATGTTGGATTTACCAGTTCCAAGAGCTATTATGGGTGATATGAGAGATATGATAGAGGAATAA